Part of the Zingiber officinale cultivar Zhangliang chromosome 6A, Zo_v1.1, whole genome shotgun sequence genome, TGTTGTTTGTATCCACCATCTTCCAAACCAAGCATATATATGGAATTTAATTGTAAAGTATGAATAGTTCGTTGTACCTCAAGGGTATCTTCTTCTCCTTCGGAGATGCTAAAGATAGCATCACTTTGTGCCTCTCCCTCTTGTATAGAGAGGATATCGCAATCATCTGGTAATTCAAGTTGCTCATAGATAGCAACTCTTTTAACATTTCTTCTTTCGTTTGGACAGTCTTTGGCGAAATGACCTTCTTGTCCGCATAAGTAACACTTGCATTTTTTATTTCGGAGCAAATGTTTTCGTTTTTCTATCCTTGCATGGGTATCATATGGTTTACCTTTGTAGATTTTTGACTGTCTTATGCCGACTTTCTTTGCTCCAGGTTTCTGATAATATCCTAGAATAGGAATCTGATTGCAAAAAGATAAATCTTTCAAAGATCTTTTAAATGTTGCATCCTTACACTCTTGTTCCAGAAATTTGTGAGCAAAGATAATTCTTGGGAAAACACCAACGGTTAGGCCTGGATGCTTTGCTTCAAAAGTCGTCTTAATTCTATTCCCCAGATCACCGAGCATCTTTAACCAGAATTTCTCTGATAGCTCTGGTCTTGCATAAAGTCTTCCTGTCTTTGCTGCTAATCTCATATAATCATTGATGTACTGAATGATATTTTTAACATTATCACAAGATAATTTTTCCAGGTCCCTATATGCAGAATTTTGGATTTCGGTAGAACCCTGAGTTGGGTCTTCTGCCGAAAATACTCGTCTCAGGGTTCCTTCTCGCCCTTCACTTATGGCaataagggcatcatattcagtGGAATAAGTCATTCTCCATTGTACCCAAGTAATTTTTTCAATTTCTCCTAACAGATTTTCAAtaaactcaattttttcttttgaatctGAGAATGCCTGGGATGCCACAAAATTCTTTGTGATTGATTCCCAACAAGAAAAAACATCATCAAAAAGATTTAACTGTTCTAGTATAACAAATAGGGTTTCACTCTGCTGTTGTGTAGAAGGTAGAGTCCATAATTCATTATTCATACCTCCTTTGAATTTGGCCTTAGGGGGCTGCTGCTCATATATGGGCTGAAAATTTGGAGGTCCAATTGAGGCGTTTGCTGGGGGATAACTAGGTGGTCCCATTGCAGTATCTGTAGGTGGTCTATATGGAGAGATGACTGTACTAGTGGAATAAATTTGTTCTGCTGGTGCCATTTCCTCTGTTAGTCACTGTAAACAAGGATACTCCATTTCACAGTTAGCTGCAATTAGTTCACTTTCACAGTTAACTACAATTAGTTCACTTATCCCACCACCTTCGCTGGCAAAAGGATTAAGAAACTCAGTATCTGAGTCAGGATAATCGTCCCACATTGGTTTATTGGTAGAAGAAAGAGATGTCAAATATTGAATGTAGTCTAGGTAGGAGTCATCATTTTCCTCATAGTCAAGAGTAGGTTCCATGGACCGCGGTACAGAGCCCCTGTGCTTGTAGTCGCTGCATGGTCTTGCTCTAGGTTATTTTGGAAAGATGCGTCCTCAACTAGGACTGCTATCTTTTCTTGTGGCATAAGAAGGGAGAAAATATCCTGAGTTGTGAAATATTGTGGTTGCTGTGAGGATGAACCTTGGTTGTTCTGACTTAAGGTGATTGTAGTATCAGTGGAACCAAAACCCTTTTCCCCACGTTCAGTATAACTAAGGTGTGGTACCTCATATACTTCAGGAAAAGCTATTTTTTCCAAGATTAATTACGCAATCTTTTGCTGTGGCGATATAAAAACTGGGATGTTAGTTCTATTAAATAGAAGAACTTGAACCTCACCTCGGTAGTCGGAGTCAATTACGCCAGCTCCTACTTCAACACCATATTTCCATGATAGCCCTGATCGTGAAGCTAAACGACCATAATAATCATAGGGAATTTCAATTCGAAGTCCAGTATGAATCAAATCTCACCCATATGGTTCAATTACTGTAGCATGACTTGCTGCTATATCAAGGCCTGCCGATACTTCAGTCTGTCTTTTGGGCAGTACTGCATGTTGAGAAATTTTATTCACAAGAATATGGGGTTCAGTTTGTGAGGAGTACCTTTCATCTTGATCAATAATTTGTTTTCCTTTTACTATATGATCGTCCAAATCCCCATATGCTTTATAATATTCTTCAGTCGTACCGTCAAAATAAGTAAAGGCTCCTGGCTGGGTTTCTATTAGAACTGCCAAAGTTTCATATACTTCTTCATCTTTATTATTATAATTTGGTTCTTCTGATGGCTGTGCAGCGGTATAGTTACTAAAGCTTAAGGATATACGTCCGTCCATCATTGTTTGACTATTCACTTCAGTTGGTTGCAATGATATTGAAATTTGGGTAGGTTTAATTACCCAATTGAGTCCTTGCAGACTCCTTGTTGAGAAACTTCGTCCTGGTAGGGTTGTTACTCCATGAGAGGTTAAATAATCCATCACACCCTGTATCTCATAGGCAAAGCCAACATTAGGAGTGTTAGAGAGTCTACCTACCAGTCCTCTGGTAATTAATAGATTGGCTTAACTATTTTGCCAGGCTTCGTATCCTCTTGTGAGGACAGAGATTTGGATATTTCGGTAGAAGTCACCAATAGTCATCATAATTTCTGGAATAACATAGATCATCTGGCTTCCGTGTGTAAGGTCGACTTCCATAGTTGCGAGTATGGCTTGATTTCCTTGCCATCTATTGTCTCTGAAAACAATAAGAGTCATCGTACCTTCTCTCTGTCGATGAAGTATTTGTACACATATCTAGAGGACTCCCAAGTGAATGTACTGCATTCCGCTTCGTCTTAGTTGATTGAAGCTTTCTTCTTGGATAAAGCTTCTATCTACTTGATGATTATCAGTTACAAGCATAGTTTCTTCGAATCTATGCACATATACTCAGTGGTGCGCATCATCTCTTCGGGAGTGATAAAGTACCTCAGCTGGTACTATTGAAGCTCGCTCTTACATGGATAAAGCTCGCTTCTGGTTCAATTTGTTGTTCTAAGGTATGCCTTGTAGAAGAACCACCAGTAAGCGTTTGCCCTATACGCCTTGCTGCTTGCTGGGCGTTATAGAGTCTTCGTTGGTTTCTTCTATAGCTCCTTATTTGGTCTTCAAATAAAGGGGTAGTGGCTACTTGCTGCTGCTCCGTTCTGGTGGCGGCCATACTCCTTTTAATTTCTCCTGTTCTTCTTTTAAGATTTTATACGGATCTTTGAACACTCGAAGCTTTCTAGCCTTTTCTTTAGGTTTAGATGAACCAAGAGATAGGTTTTGAAGCTTGGAAATAAAGTCTTGTGGTAAGGGAGGAGAATTTTGCTTTTGAAGAGTGGACTGAATTTCCTTTAGGGTTTCAGATATTTGAAAAGCAATTGGATTTGGGTATTATTTTGTTTAATAATGGTGGCAATTGCAGGAGTAATACCTTGGTAATCACTGGGTTTAGCAAAACCAACAGAAGGGGTTTctatggtatcagagccttacaTATTCTTGTTGTTTGGGCTTGTTGGTATTATGCAACCTTGAGAAACAAAAGGATAGATCCTAACTTGGTAGCAGAAGGCGGAAGGCCGAAAGTAAGACCAACGGCACATCTATATGAGACTCTCAGGGAAGGAACTACCCTCGCCCGAGCTTCAGGAATCCCTATAAGTCCTGAAACCTTTTATGAATACTTTTGTTATTACAATAAACACTTCCTCCCAAGTTTTCTCTCACAGGCATGCTGTCTCTGATACATGTTCATGATCTTCAATGATTTTTTTGTTAAATCTGTGCAGGAATCTGCTAAGACAGTTCCTGAAAAGATAAAAAAAGCTGCAGTTGCCACTAAGAATGGTTCTTTTGCTGCTGTAAccaaaaaagggaaagaaagcagcagctctGAAAGTGATTCTGACGAGGATGAAGTGAGTTTCTACTGTGACATAGTTCTTAAGTCGTTTGAATTCAACCATTAATGCATTTACGCTAGTAGTCCTACACTTTCATTTAGAATAGACATGGTGGGTTCAGGAATTCTCGTCAATTGTCATCTAAGtgcaattcaaatttttaaagatTGCTCTTGAGTTAATTTTGACAACTATAATGTAGTGGGATTGTTGTCCTTTTTATTACTTAGGATTCTGTCTCATCTTTGAAAACCAAACGTGTTGCTGAGACTGTCAAAAAAGAGAGCAGCAGTAGTGGGGAAGATTGGGATGATAGTTCTGAAGAAAGTTCAGAAGATGAACCTTCAAAACAGCAACAAGCTAAGAAGGTAACTTAGACTTCCTATCTTTTCAGCCAAGTATGTTGTCAACAAGCTAAGAAAATCATGTATGCTGTTGAAAGTTATTGTAAGTGTTATCTTTTGTTTAACTGCTAGATTCTGTGTACAACTTTGCTGAGTTGAGTATGCACATTGTattcctttccttttttgttTTGGTTTTGTTTGATGCTTGAAGTCTGTGTATTCCATTTACATTCTTGTGGATCTTGATAACTTTTGTCCTTTAGGATTCCGTCCCATCTTCAAAAACTAAACCTGTTGCTAAGATTGTCAAAAAAAGAGAGTAGCAGTAGTGAGGAAGATGAGGATGATAGCTCTGAAGAAAGTTCAGATGATGAACCTTCAAAACAGCAACAAGCTAATAAGGTAACTCTATCTTTTGAGTCATGTATGTGGTTACAAAGCTAAGAAAATAATTCTAGCTTTCCTATTCtgttaattatatattttcagtTATCTAAATTTTCACAACTTATCAAGTTGTGTCTCACATGGTTAATACTTTATTCTTATGTTGCTAGGCGATTCAAGCATCTAAAAAGAGCAATAGCTCTGACTCATCTGAGGAATCTTCTAATGAGGAAAGTGAAGATGAGGAGCCACTTAAGACTCCGAAGAAGGTATTTTTGAGTAGTAGATACATGCATGAGCATATATGCACTGCGCCCTTTGCTTAAATGTCAATTATGTGACTTTGTGTTTACTTATAGGGTATTAGAACTACCTATTAAATGGTTCACATAGGGAAATCTTAGAGCATTTGTGGGAAAGATGGCCTGATGATCAATACTGTGGAACTGTTTTGCGCATCCCAATGGTGAATGGTGCTTATATATGTTAGCAATGTATTCATATTTGGATTGCATGCATGATCTAGTATTATTGAACTTAGTTTGTGTTTTTGAGTAATCATTTTTTAAAGCAAAATTTTCTTTGCATCAAGGAAAATTAAACTAGGGAacctctcttataaaattttcttcctcgccCTGTTCTTTCATGGTTCCCGTCCATCATAGGAAGCACAGCCTAGAGGGCTCATAGTTTTTTTTAAcacttcatttgaaaaaaaaaaaatgtacgcTATAAATGTTTACTATTTTTGATAAATTCACCATTTTGCAGGGAAGAAGACCACTTTTGGCGACGATTAGAATCTTCGCTGAAGGTCAATTTTGCCTGGTTGTGGTGACTTGTATTTCAAAATGTATTTTGATTTTTATACCAGCGACATCTTCCAAGGAATATGAtcatcataattttaatttaaaaggtTAATAGAAGCACATTTTGGTAGACAGCAACCCAACAACCTTTGCATTCTAGTTGTAAATTGAAGTAAGACCTGCAATCTCCTGCCAAAGAATGATGTTACTGATAGGGAGGCGATGAGACTTGGAGGCTCCTCCTCGTCTTCCTCTTCTGCAGAAACTGCTGCAGTGATCGCTTCATCGACGGCCTTTGGTTCAGCAACAGCGACGGCACCACTGTCACCATTGCCATAGATGATGCTGTTGTGTTTGATCCGCAAGGGACTTGCAAACGTTCCAATGTATCACTGCTCTTGTTATCGTTGTTTTTGATTtccacctccatctcctttgcCATGCTTATAATAGCTCTTGCCTGCCAACGAATTGATCATACAACATTTAAGATCgccaaaatatttgaaaaaaaaaaaataaacataaagaaAAGCTGTACTTGGATATCTGTAACATCACATATGCTAATCCTTCCATCGTAAAATATAGTGATGTTGCCGTCGTCCTCTTGCTTCAACTCTGGAGCTTTCCCTCTTCTCGAACTCCGGCGCTGGCCGATGGGGCTGAGGCACAACTCCGTGTCACAAACCTCCCCgttctcttcttcttccattcAATTCGATTCGTagtagaagatgaagaagaaatagatgaaGCAGATTGATGCAATGCATGGTGGCTTTGTGATGTTACTGCTGCTTTTTATAATCGAGGAATCGAAGATTTGGCACGGACAACACGAGTTCTTCCTTTAAATTAACACGTGATTTGATTATCGAGATTCAAGTttgggattttttttccttttctaaagAATAAGATCGTAAATTAGATGGAGGTCGTTTTCTTCACCGTTCGTAGGGTCCtctctgtttttctttttcttttatttttctttctccgtttcattttgattttgattCGATGGAACGTATTTCTTCAATCATATTTTTATGGAGAAAAATGAAGTATTCTCTCTATGCAATGAtccatctttattttttttttttaatctaaatatCTAGACTCCTTATGGATCGAAATAACAATTGTttcttgaaattaattaagatgaaATAAATCACCAACAAGTCTCATGGCCACCACTAACTACTACTGCTGGATGCATGAGTGCTTCACATGCCATgcaaaacaaatccaacatcTCATCACTACCAATTAATTCGGTTGATACATAAACCTTTTATCGATAGATATTTTTGATGGGAAAAATAAAAGTTTTGAATTAGTGCCATTTTAAAGCGTAAGAGCTCACATGCTTGACGGAGACATCCTTTGTGTAGTAGATAGCGCACGAGATTCATATGTTCGTGTATACCCCCCCATGTACATGTTTATGGACTCGTCTCTTTTATTTTCGTCCTTATTTTTCTTACCTTTATAGCTCTTTATCGACTTTATATGACAACCATTGACGATGACATTTAGAAGAAGAAGCTTGTCTCTTTAAACATGCCTCCACTAATCCTCCTTTCGTTTAGTTCCTCTCTATCCTTTACTTTCTTTCCTTCCTCTTAGTCTCCCATATATTTATAAACCACTATTAATTAATTCAtaaacacaaaaatataataatgaataatttttcaaatttgcaTATTGGATATCTTCATACATATAAACTTAAATTGTTTTAGGAAGAGTAATGTGTTTTGAATATAGATTAAAAAAATGTTCATAGTAGCCCGGCTACTAATGCATTAGTAGAACTCCTTAATATAAGGCTTTTAAAGAGGTTgtgaaatgcaaaaaaaaaaaatactgaaaaaaaaaactctatcaTTAGGGCATCTCATGGCCAtgtcaaaaatataaaaaactattattctttttactataaaaaaaatctctttataattttttttgcgAGACTTACATTATCAAATCATACATTTTTATTTCTAATAATCCCACTTACATAActaattttgaaagaaaaatgtAAGTTTCAAATTTTATTGCTCTTAAACTAAAAACTTCAAACTTACTCTTTTATCTCAAAATTAATGTAATATGCATGAAGTCATACAACTATATATGTTATGAATTAGACCAAAAAAAATTGCTTAGAGCTTAATTCATTGGAGatgtttaaataagtttttataatATTGATGTGGCTTATTGGAACCATAAAAAATAGAGAGCTCTAACCAGTGACGgatccaaataaaaaaaaaagaaaagggtgCTCAAAGAAAGGAGCTAGAGTTTGTCTTCCTTATCGCTGCCCATCAGACTGCAGCATACTGGTGGAATTTTCCGGGAGCAAGAAGGTGCTGAAGCACACCCCCGCTCCCCCATAGATCCACCACTGGCTCTAACGATTATGGTTAAAcctctaaatgagattttttgtaattttcaatATGTCATATCAATGTCACATCGATAATAT contains:
- the LOC121995168 gene encoding uncharacterized protein LOC121995168, with the protein product MIVLKKVQKMNLQNSNKLRRIPSHLQKLNLLLRLSKKESSSSEEDEDDSSEESSDDEPSKQQQANKAIQASKKSNSSDSSEESSNEESEDEEPLKTPKKNYLLNGSHREILEHLWERWPDDQYCGTVLRIPMVNGKKTTFGDD
- the LOC121994317 gene encoding protein TIFY 5A-like is translated as MEEEENGEVCDTELCLSPIGQRRSSRRGKAPELKQEDDGNITIFYDGRISICDVTDIQARAIISMAKEMEVEIKNNDNKSSDTLERLQVPCGSNTTASSMAMVTVVPSLLLNQRPSMKRSLQQFLQKRKTRRSLQVSSPPYQ